One genomic segment of Mycobacteriales bacterium includes these proteins:
- a CDS encoding P-II family nitrogen regulator — protein sequence MRLVTAIIKPHKLDEVKNALQAHGVHGLTVSEVQGYGRQRGHTEVYRGAEYQVDFVPKIRIDVVVSDEDVAGLLGVIAEAASTGAIGDGKIWVTPVDEVVRVRTSERGADAL from the coding sequence GTGAGACTCGTCACCGCGATCATCAAGCCGCACAAGCTCGACGAAGTGAAGAACGCACTCCAGGCCCATGGCGTTCATGGCCTCACCGTTTCGGAGGTGCAGGGCTACGGGCGCCAACGGGGCCACACCGAGGTCTACCGCGGAGCTGAGTACCAGGTCGATTTCGTCCCGAAGATCAGGATCGATGTGGTCGTTTCGGACGAGGACGTGGCTGGCCTACTCGGGGTGATTGCCGAGGCGGCCAGCACCGGTGCGATCGGTGACGGGAAGATCTGGGTTACACCCGTCGACGAGGTGGTGCGGGTGCGCACCAGCGAGCGGGGCGCGGATGCTCTGTGA